A part of Rhinolophus ferrumequinum isolate MPI-CBG mRhiFer1 chromosome 11, mRhiFer1_v1.p, whole genome shotgun sequence genomic DNA contains:
- the MADD gene encoding MAP kinase-activating death domain protein isoform X36 — protein sequence MVQKKKFCPRLLDYLVIVGARHPSSDSVAQTPELLRRYPLEDHAEFPLPPDVVFFCQPEGCLSVRQRRMSLRDDTSFVFTLTDKDTGVTRYGICVNFYRSFQKRMPKEKGEAGAGSRGKDGARASCASEELGTESSESGSSLQPPSTDSTPDVNQSPRGKRRAKAGSRSRNSTLTSLCVLSHYPFFSTFRECLYTLKRMVDCCSERLLGKKLGLPRGIQRDTMWRIFTGSLLVEERSSALLHDLREIEAWIYRLLRSPVPVSGQKRVDIEVLPQELQQALTFALPDPSRFSLVDFPLHLPLELLGVDACLQVLTCILLEHKVVLQSRDYNALSMSVMAFVAMIYPLEYMFPVIPLLPTCMASAEQLLLAPTPYIIGVPASFFLYKLDFKMPDDVWLVDLDSSRVIAPTNAEVLPVLPEPESLELKKHLKQALASMSLNTQPILNLEKFHEGQEIPLLLGKPSNDLQSTPSTEFNPLIYGNDVDSVDVATRVAMVRFFNSPNVLQGFQMHTRTLRLFPRPVVAFQAGSFLASRPRQTPFAEKLARTQAVEYFGEWILNPTNYAFQRIHNNMFDPALIGDKPKWYAHQLQPIHYRVYDGNSQLAEALSVPPERDSDSEPTDDSGSDSMEYDDSSSSYSSLGDFVSEMMKCDINGDTPNVDPLTHAALGDASEVKIDELQNQKEAEEPGPDSENSQENPPPRSSTAASSSPSTTVHGASSAPADSAEMDDKAAGGLCRPLPPVPPSVGKSGVDRRQTEIGEGAQRLLRPNSLKLASDSDAESDSRASSPTSTVSNNSTEGFGGIMSFASSLYRNHSTSFSLSNLTLPTKGARDKTTPFPSLKGNRRALVDQKSSVIKHSPTVKREPPSPQGRSSNSSENQQFLKEVVHSVLDGQGVGWLNMKKVRRLLESEQLRVFVLSKLNRTVQSEDDARQDVIPDVEISRKVYKGMLDLLKCTVLSLEQSYAHAGLGGMASIFGLLEIAQTHYYSKEPDKRKRSPTETVITPVGKDLGLAGRGDPKAMAQLRVPQLGPRAPSATGKGPKELDTRSLKEENFVASVGPEVIKPVFDLGETEEKKSQISADSGVSLTSGSQRTDPDSVTGVSPPVMIRSSSQDSEVSNSSGETLGADSDLSSNAGDGPGGEGSTHLTSSRGTLSDSEIETNSATSAIFGKAHSLKPSVKEKLVGSPVRSSEDVSQRVYLYEGLLGKERSTLWDQMQFWEDAFLDAVMLEREGMGMDQGPQEMIDRYLSLGEHDRKRLEDDEDRLLATLLHNLISYMLLVKVNKNDIRKKVRRLMGKSHIGLVYSQQINEVLDQLTDLNGRDLSIRSSGSRHIKKQTFVVHAGTDTNGDIFFMEVCDDCVVLRSNIGTVYERWWYEKLINMTYCPKTKVLCLWRRNGSETQLNKFYTKKCRELYYCVKDSMERAAARQQSIKPGPELGGEFPVQDMKTGEGGLLQVTLEGINLKFMHNQVFIELNHIKKCNTVRGVFVLEEFVPEIKEVVSHKYKTPMAHEICYSVLCLFSYVAAVRSSEEDLRTPPRPVSS from the exons ATGGTGCAAAAGAAGAAGTTCTGTCCTCGGTTACTTGACTATCTGGTGATCGTAGGCGCCAG GCACCCGAGCAGTGACAGTGTGGCCCAGACTCCAGAGCTGCTCCGGCGATACCCGCTAGAGGACCATGCCGAGTTTCCCCTGCCCCCAGACGTAGTGTTTTTCTGCCAGCCCGAGGGCTGTCTGAGTGTGCGGCAACGGCGCATGAGCCTGCGGGATGACACCTCTTTTGTCTTCACCCTCACTGACAAGGACACTGGAGTCACGCGTTATGGCATCTGTGTTAACTTCTACCGCTCCTTTCAGAAGCGAATGCCTAAGGAAAAGGGGGAAGCTGGAGCAGGGTCCCGGGGGAAGGACGGAGCCCGGGCCAGCTGTGCCTCAGAAGAGCTTGGCACCGAGAGCTCGGAGAGTGGCTCGTCCCTGCAGCCCCCCAGCACTGACTCCACCCCTGATGTGAACCAGTCTCCTCGTGGAAAGCGCCGGGCCAAGGCGGGGAGCCGTTCCCGCAACAGTACTCTGACGTCCCTGTGCGTGCTCAGCCACTACCCCTTCTTCTCCACCTTCCGGGAGTGTCTGTACACCCTCAAACGTATGGTGGACTGCTGTAGCGAGCGACTGCTGGGCAAGAAGCTGGGCCTCCCTCGAGGCATACAAAG GGACACCATGTGGCGCATCTTTACGGGATCACTGCTAGTGGAGGAGAGGTCAAGTGCCCTTCTGCACGACCTTCGAGAGATTGAGGCCTGGATCTATCGACTGCTGCGTTCCCCGGTCCCCGTCTCTGGGCAGAAGCGAGTAGACATTGAGGTCCTGCCCCAGGAGCTCCAGCAGGCTCTGACCTTTGCTCTCCCAGACCCCTCTCGGTTCAGCCTGGTGGATTTCCCGCTGCACCTTCCCTTGGAACTTCTGGGTGTGGATGCCTGTCTTCAGGTGCTAACCTGCATCCTGTTAGAGCACAAG GTGGTGCTACAGTCCCGAGACTACAACGCACTGTCCATGTCTGTGATGGCATTTGTGGCAATGATCTACCCCCTGGAGTATATGTTTCCTGTTATCCCACTGCTGCCCACCTGTATGGCATCAGCAGAGCAG CTGCTGTTGGCTCCAACGCCGTACATCATCGGTGTCCCTGCCAGCTTCTTCCTCTACAAACTGGACTTCAAAATGCCTGATGATGTATGGCTAGTGGATCTGGACAGCAGTCGG GTGATTGCTCCCACCAATGCAGAAGTGCTACCTGTCCTGCCAGAACCAGAGTCATTAGAATTGAAAAAACACTTAAAGCAG GCCCTCGCCAGCATGAGTCTCAACACCCAGCCAATCCTCAATCTGGAGAAATTCCATGAGGGCCAGGAGATCCCCCTTCTCTTGGGAAAGCCTTCTAATGACCTGCAGTCCACACCGTCCACTGAATTCAACCCTCTCATCTATGGCAATGACGTGGATTCTGTGGATGTCGCCACCAG AGTGGCCATGGTCCGTTTCTTCAACTCCCCCAACGTGCTGCAGGGCTTTCAGATGCACACGCGCACCCTGCGTCTCTTCCCGCGGCCTGTGGTAGCTTTTCAGGCTGGCTCCTTTCTAGCCTCACGTCCCCGGCAGACTCCTTTCGCTGAGAAATTGGCCAGGACTCAGGCTGTGGAGTACTTTGGGGAATGGATCCTTAACCCCACCAACTATGCCTTTCAGCGAATTCACAACA ACATGTTTGATCCGGCTCTGATCGGTGACAAGCCAAAGTGGTATGCTCACCAGCTGCAGCCCATCCATTATCGAGTCTATGATGGCAATTCCCAGCTGGCGGAGGCGCTGAGTGTGCCCCCAGAGCGTGACTCCGATTCTGAGCCCACTGATGACAG TGGCAGTGATAGTATGGAGTATGATGACTCAAGCTCTTCTTACTCCTCCCTTGGTGACTTTGTTAGTGAAATGATGAAATGTGACATCAATGGTGATACTCCTA ACGTGGATCCTCTGACACATGCGGCCTTGGGAGATGCCAGTGAGGTGAAGATTGACGAGCTGCAGAaccagaaggaagcagaggaacCTGGCCCAGACAGCGAGAACTCGCAGGAAAACCCCCCACCGCGCTCCAGCACCGCcgccagcagcagccccagcaccACCGTCCACGGAGCCAGTTCT GCACCTGCTGACTCAGCGGAGATGGATGATAAGGCGGCAGGAGGCCTCTGCAGACCCCTCCCTCCCGTGCCTCCCAGCGTTGGCAAATCGGGCGTGGACAGGCGTCAGACAGAAATTGGAGAGGG GGCTCAAAGGCTGCTGCGGCCCAACAGCTTGAAACTGGCAAGCGACTCCGATGCAGAGTCAGACTCTCGAGCGAGCTCTCCCACCTCCACCGTCTCCAACAACAGCACCGAGGGCTTCGGGGGCATCATGTCTTTTGCCA GCAGCCTATATCGGAACCACAGTACAAGCTTCAGTCTTTCAAACCTCACACTGCCCACCAAAGGTGCTCGGGACAAGACCACGCCCTTCCCCAGTCTGAAAG GAAACAGGAGGGCCTTAGTGGACCAGAAGTCATCTGTCATTAAACACAGCCCAACAGTGAAGAGAGAGCCTCCATCACCCCAGGGTCGATCCAGCAATTCTAg TGAGAACCAGCAGTTCCTGAAGGAGGTGGTGCACAGCGTGCTGGATGGCCAGGGGGTTGGCTGGCTCAACATGAAAAAGGTGCGACGGCTGCTGGAGAGCGAGCAGCTGCGAGTCTTCGTCCTGAGCAAGCTGAACCGCACCGTGCAGTCAGAGGACGATGCCCGGCAGGACGTCATCCCAGATGTG GAGATCAGCCGAAAGGTGTACAAGGGAATGCTAGACCTGCTCAAGTGCACGGTGCTCAGTCTGGAGCAGTCCTATGCCCACGCAGGTCTCGGCGGCATGGCCAGCATCTTCGGCCTTCTGGAGATCGCGCAGACCCACTATTATAGCAAAG AACCAGACAAGCGGAAGAGAAGTCCAACAGAGACTGTAATTACACCAGTTGGCAAGGATCTTGGCCTGGCCGGGCGGGGAGACCCAAAGGCGATGGCACAGCTAAGAGTTCCCCAGCTGGGACCTCGGGCACCAAGTGCTACAGGAAAGGGTCCCAAGGAACTGGACACCAGAAGTTTAAAGGAAGAGAATTTTGTAGCGTCTGTTG GGCCTGAAGTAATCAAACCTGTCTTCGACCTTGGtgagacagaggagaaaaagtCCCAGATCAGCGCAGATAGTGGTGTGAGCCTGACATCTGGTTCCCAG AGGACTGATCCCGACTCCGTCACTGGTGTGAGTCCACCTGTTATGATCCGAAGTTCAAGTCAGGATTCTGAA gtGAGTAATAGTTCTGGAGAGACCCTTGGAGCAGACAGTGACTTGAGCAGCAACGCAGGTGATGGACCAGGTGGCGAGGGAAGCACCCACTTGACAAGCTCTCGGGGTACTTTGTCTGATAGTGAAATTGAGACCAACTCTGCCACCAGCGCCATCTTT GGTAAAGCCCACAGCTTGAAGCCGAGTGTAAAGGAGAAGCTGGTGGGCAGCCCAGTACGCTCTTCTGAAGATGTAAGCCAGCGAGTTTATCTCTACGAGGGACTCCTAG GCAAAGAACGTTCTACCTTATGGGACCAAATGCAGTTCTGGGAAGATGCGTTCTTAGATGCTGTGATGTTGGAGAGAGAAGGGATGGGTATGGACCAGGGTCCCCAGGAAATGATAGACAG GTACCTGTCCTTGGGAGAACATGACCGGAAGCGCCTAGAGGATGATGAAGATCGCTTGCTGGCCACACTGTTGCACAATCTCATCTCCTACATGCTCCTGGTGAAG GTAAATAAGAATGACATCCGGAAGAAAGTGAGACGCCTAATGGGAAAGTCCCATATTGGGCTTGTGTACAGCCAGCAAATCAATGAAGTGCTTGATCAGCTGACAGACCTG AATGGACGTGATCTTTCTATTCGGTCCAGTGGCAGCCGGCACATAAAGAAGCAGACATTTGTGGTACATGCGGGGACAGACACAAATGGAGATATCTTTTTTATGGAG GTGTGTGACGACTGCGTGGTGTTACGCAGTAACATCGGGACGGTATACGAGCGCTGGTGGTACGAGAAGCTCATCAACATGACCTACTGTCCCAAGACCAAGGTCTTGTGCTTGTGGCGTAGAAACGGCTCTGAGACCCAGCTCAACAAATTCTACACCAAGAAG TGTCGGGAGCTGTACTACTGTGTGAAGGATAGCATGGAGCGTGCGGCCGCCCGCCAGCAAAGCATCAAACCTG GACCTGAACTAGGTGGCGAGTTCCCTGTGCAGGACATGAAGACTGGTGAGGGTGGCTTGCTGCAGGTCACCCTAGAAGGGATCAATCTCAAGTTCATGCACAACCAG GTTTTCATAGAGCTGAATCACATTAAAAAGTGCAATACAGTTCGAGGCGTCTTTGTCCTGGAGGAATTTG TTCCTGAAATTAAAGAAGTGGTGAGCCACAAGTACAAGACACCAATG GCCCACGAGATCTGCTACTCTGTGTTGTGTCTCTTCTCGTATGTGGCTGCAGTTCGTAGCAGTGAGGAAGATCTCAGAACCCCACCCCGGCCCGTCTCTAGCTGA
- the MADD gene encoding MAP kinase-activating death domain protein isoform X13 translates to MVQKKKFCPRLLDYLVIVGARHPSSDSVAQTPELLRRYPLEDHAEFPLPPDVVFFCQPEGCLSVRQRRMSLRDDTSFVFTLTDKDTGVTRYGICVNFYRSFQKRMPKEKGEAGAGSRGKDGARASCASEELGTESSESGSSLQPPSTDSTPDVNQSPRGKRRAKAGSRSRNSTLTSLCVLSHYPFFSTFRECLYTLKRMVDCCSERLLGKKLGLPRGIQRDTMWRIFTGSLLVEERSSALLHDLREIEAWIYRLLRSPVPVSGQKRVDIEVLPQELQQALTFALPDPSRFSLVDFPLHLPLELLGVDACLQVLTCILLEHKVVLQSRDYNALSMSVMAFVAMIYPLEYMFPVIPLLPTCMASAEQLLLAPTPYIIGVPASFFLYKLDFKMPDDVWLVDLDSSRVIAPTNAEVLPVLPEPESLELKKHLKQALASMSLNTQPILNLEKFHEGQEIPLLLGKPSNDLQSTPSTEFNPLIYGNDVDSVDVATRVAMVRFFNSPNVLQGFQMHTRTLRLFPRPVVAFQAGSFLASRPRQTPFAEKLARTQAVEYFGEWILNPTNYAFQRIHNNMFDPALIGDKPKWYAHQLQPIHYRVYDGNSQLAEALSVPPERDSDSEPTDDSGSDSMEYDDSSSSYSSLGDFVSEMMKCDINGDTPNVDPLTHAALGDASEVKIDELQNQKEAEEPGPDSENSQENPPPRSSTAASSSPSTTVHGASSAPADSAEMDDKAAGGLCRPLPPVPPSVGKSGVDRRQTEIGEGAQRLLRPNSLKLASDSDAESDSRASSPTSTVSNNSTEGFGGIMSFASSLYRNHSTSFSLSNLTLPTKGARDKTTPFPSLKVFGLNTLMEIVTEAGPGSGEGNRRALVDQKSSVIKHSPTVKREPPSPQGRSSNSSENQQFLKEVVHSVLDGQGVGWLNMKKVRRLLESEQLRVFVLSKLNRTVQSEDDARQDVIPDVEISRKVYKGMLDLLKCTVLSLEQSYAHAGLGGMASIFGLLEIAQTHYYSKEPDKRKRSPTETVITPVGKDLGLAGRGDPKAMAQLRVPQLGPRAPSATGKGPKELDTRSLKEENFVASVELWNKHQEVKKQKAMEKQRPEVIKPVFDLGETEEKKSQISADSGVSLTSGSQRTDPDSVTGVSPPVMIRSSSQDSEVSTVVSNSSGETLGADSDLSSNAGDGPGGEGSTHLTSSRGTLSDSEIETNSATSAIFGKAHSLKPSVKEKLVGSPVRSSEDVSQRVYLYEGLLGRDKGSMWDQLEDAAMETFSMSKERSTLWDQMQFWEDAFLDAVMLEREGMGMDQGPQEMIDRYLSLGEHDRKRLEDDEDRLLATLLHNLISYMLLVKVNKNDIRKKVRRLMGKSHIGLVYSQQINEVLDQLTDLNGRDLSIRSSGSRHIKKQTFVVHAGTDTNGDIFFMEVCDDCVVLRSNIGTVYERWWYEKLINMTYCPKTKVLCLWRRNGSETQLNKFYTKKCRELYYCVKDSMERAAARQQSIKPGPELGGEFPVQDMKTGEGGLLQVTLEGINLKFMHNQERKVFIELNHIKKCNTVRGVFVLEEFVPEIKEVVSHKYKTPMAHEICYSVLCLFSYVAAVRSSEEDLRTPPRPVSS, encoded by the exons ATGGTGCAAAAGAAGAAGTTCTGTCCTCGGTTACTTGACTATCTGGTGATCGTAGGCGCCAG GCACCCGAGCAGTGACAGTGTGGCCCAGACTCCAGAGCTGCTCCGGCGATACCCGCTAGAGGACCATGCCGAGTTTCCCCTGCCCCCAGACGTAGTGTTTTTCTGCCAGCCCGAGGGCTGTCTGAGTGTGCGGCAACGGCGCATGAGCCTGCGGGATGACACCTCTTTTGTCTTCACCCTCACTGACAAGGACACTGGAGTCACGCGTTATGGCATCTGTGTTAACTTCTACCGCTCCTTTCAGAAGCGAATGCCTAAGGAAAAGGGGGAAGCTGGAGCAGGGTCCCGGGGGAAGGACGGAGCCCGGGCCAGCTGTGCCTCAGAAGAGCTTGGCACCGAGAGCTCGGAGAGTGGCTCGTCCCTGCAGCCCCCCAGCACTGACTCCACCCCTGATGTGAACCAGTCTCCTCGTGGAAAGCGCCGGGCCAAGGCGGGGAGCCGTTCCCGCAACAGTACTCTGACGTCCCTGTGCGTGCTCAGCCACTACCCCTTCTTCTCCACCTTCCGGGAGTGTCTGTACACCCTCAAACGTATGGTGGACTGCTGTAGCGAGCGACTGCTGGGCAAGAAGCTGGGCCTCCCTCGAGGCATACAAAG GGACACCATGTGGCGCATCTTTACGGGATCACTGCTAGTGGAGGAGAGGTCAAGTGCCCTTCTGCACGACCTTCGAGAGATTGAGGCCTGGATCTATCGACTGCTGCGTTCCCCGGTCCCCGTCTCTGGGCAGAAGCGAGTAGACATTGAGGTCCTGCCCCAGGAGCTCCAGCAGGCTCTGACCTTTGCTCTCCCAGACCCCTCTCGGTTCAGCCTGGTGGATTTCCCGCTGCACCTTCCCTTGGAACTTCTGGGTGTGGATGCCTGTCTTCAGGTGCTAACCTGCATCCTGTTAGAGCACAAG GTGGTGCTACAGTCCCGAGACTACAACGCACTGTCCATGTCTGTGATGGCATTTGTGGCAATGATCTACCCCCTGGAGTATATGTTTCCTGTTATCCCACTGCTGCCCACCTGTATGGCATCAGCAGAGCAG CTGCTGTTGGCTCCAACGCCGTACATCATCGGTGTCCCTGCCAGCTTCTTCCTCTACAAACTGGACTTCAAAATGCCTGATGATGTATGGCTAGTGGATCTGGACAGCAGTCGG GTGATTGCTCCCACCAATGCAGAAGTGCTACCTGTCCTGCCAGAACCAGAGTCATTAGAATTGAAAAAACACTTAAAGCAG GCCCTCGCCAGCATGAGTCTCAACACCCAGCCAATCCTCAATCTGGAGAAATTCCATGAGGGCCAGGAGATCCCCCTTCTCTTGGGAAAGCCTTCTAATGACCTGCAGTCCACACCGTCCACTGAATTCAACCCTCTCATCTATGGCAATGACGTGGATTCTGTGGATGTCGCCACCAG AGTGGCCATGGTCCGTTTCTTCAACTCCCCCAACGTGCTGCAGGGCTTTCAGATGCACACGCGCACCCTGCGTCTCTTCCCGCGGCCTGTGGTAGCTTTTCAGGCTGGCTCCTTTCTAGCCTCACGTCCCCGGCAGACTCCTTTCGCTGAGAAATTGGCCAGGACTCAGGCTGTGGAGTACTTTGGGGAATGGATCCTTAACCCCACCAACTATGCCTTTCAGCGAATTCACAACA ACATGTTTGATCCGGCTCTGATCGGTGACAAGCCAAAGTGGTATGCTCACCAGCTGCAGCCCATCCATTATCGAGTCTATGATGGCAATTCCCAGCTGGCGGAGGCGCTGAGTGTGCCCCCAGAGCGTGACTCCGATTCTGAGCCCACTGATGACAG TGGCAGTGATAGTATGGAGTATGATGACTCAAGCTCTTCTTACTCCTCCCTTGGTGACTTTGTTAGTGAAATGATGAAATGTGACATCAATGGTGATACTCCTA ACGTGGATCCTCTGACACATGCGGCCTTGGGAGATGCCAGTGAGGTGAAGATTGACGAGCTGCAGAaccagaaggaagcagaggaacCTGGCCCAGACAGCGAGAACTCGCAGGAAAACCCCCCACCGCGCTCCAGCACCGCcgccagcagcagccccagcaccACCGTCCACGGAGCCAGTTCT GCACCTGCTGACTCAGCGGAGATGGATGATAAGGCGGCAGGAGGCCTCTGCAGACCCCTCCCTCCCGTGCCTCCCAGCGTTGGCAAATCGGGCGTGGACAGGCGTCAGACAGAAATTGGAGAGGG GGCTCAAAGGCTGCTGCGGCCCAACAGCTTGAAACTGGCAAGCGACTCCGATGCAGAGTCAGACTCTCGAGCGAGCTCTCCCACCTCCACCGTCTCCAACAACAGCACCGAGGGCTTCGGGGGCATCATGTCTTTTGCCA GCAGCCTATATCGGAACCACAGTACAAGCTTCAGTCTTTCAAACCTCACACTGCCCACCAAAGGTGCTCGGGACAAGACCACGCCCTTCCCCAGTCTGAAAG TATTTGGGCTAAATACTCTAATGGAGATTGTTACTGAAGCCGGCCCCGGGAGTGGTGAAG GAAACAGGAGGGCCTTAGTGGACCAGAAGTCATCTGTCATTAAACACAGCCCAACAGTGAAGAGAGAGCCTCCATCACCCCAGGGTCGATCCAGCAATTCTAg TGAGAACCAGCAGTTCCTGAAGGAGGTGGTGCACAGCGTGCTGGATGGCCAGGGGGTTGGCTGGCTCAACATGAAAAAGGTGCGACGGCTGCTGGAGAGCGAGCAGCTGCGAGTCTTCGTCCTGAGCAAGCTGAACCGCACCGTGCAGTCAGAGGACGATGCCCGGCAGGACGTCATCCCAGATGTG GAGATCAGCCGAAAGGTGTACAAGGGAATGCTAGACCTGCTCAAGTGCACGGTGCTCAGTCTGGAGCAGTCCTATGCCCACGCAGGTCTCGGCGGCATGGCCAGCATCTTCGGCCTTCTGGAGATCGCGCAGACCCACTATTATAGCAAAG AACCAGACAAGCGGAAGAGAAGTCCAACAGAGACTGTAATTACACCAGTTGGCAAGGATCTTGGCCTGGCCGGGCGGGGAGACCCAAAGGCGATGGCACAGCTAAGAGTTCCCCAGCTGGGACCTCGGGCACCAAGTGCTACAGGAAAGGGTCCCAAGGAACTGGACACCAGAAGTTTAAAGGAAGAGAATTTTGTAGCGTCTGTTG AATTGTGGAACAAGCACCAggaagtgaaaaagcaaaaagcTATGGAAAAACAGA GGCCTGAAGTAATCAAACCTGTCTTCGACCTTGGtgagacagaggagaaaaagtCCCAGATCAGCGCAGATAGTGGTGTGAGCCTGACATCTGGTTCCCAG AGGACTGATCCCGACTCCGTCACTGGTGTGAGTCCACCTGTTATGATCCGAAGTTCAAGTCAGGATTCTGAAGTTAGCACCGTG gtGAGTAATAGTTCTGGAGAGACCCTTGGAGCAGACAGTGACTTGAGCAGCAACGCAGGTGATGGACCAGGTGGCGAGGGAAGCACCCACTTGACAAGCTCTCGGGGTACTTTGTCTGATAGTGAAATTGAGACCAACTCTGCCACCAGCGCCATCTTT GGTAAAGCCCACAGCTTGAAGCCGAGTGTAAAGGAGAAGCTGGTGGGCAGCCCAGTACGCTCTTCTGAAGATGTAAGCCAGCGAGTTTATCTCTACGAGGGACTCCTAG GAAGGGACAAAGGATCGATGTGGGACCAGTTAGAGGATGCTGCTATGGAGACCTTTTCTATGA GCAAAGAACGTTCTACCTTATGGGACCAAATGCAGTTCTGGGAAGATGCGTTCTTAGATGCTGTGATGTTGGAGAGAGAAGGGATGGGTATGGACCAGGGTCCCCAGGAAATGATAGACAG GTACCTGTCCTTGGGAGAACATGACCGGAAGCGCCTAGAGGATGATGAAGATCGCTTGCTGGCCACACTGTTGCACAATCTCATCTCCTACATGCTCCTGGTGAAG GTAAATAAGAATGACATCCGGAAGAAAGTGAGACGCCTAATGGGAAAGTCCCATATTGGGCTTGTGTACAGCCAGCAAATCAATGAAGTGCTTGATCAGCTGACAGACCTG AATGGACGTGATCTTTCTATTCGGTCCAGTGGCAGCCGGCACATAAAGAAGCAGACATTTGTGGTACATGCGGGGACAGACACAAATGGAGATATCTTTTTTATGGAG GTGTGTGACGACTGCGTGGTGTTACGCAGTAACATCGGGACGGTATACGAGCGCTGGTGGTACGAGAAGCTCATCAACATGACCTACTGTCCCAAGACCAAGGTCTTGTGCTTGTGGCGTAGAAACGGCTCTGAGACCCAGCTCAACAAATTCTACACCAAGAAG TGTCGGGAGCTGTACTACTGTGTGAAGGATAGCATGGAGCGTGCGGCCGCCCGCCAGCAAAGCATCAAACCTG GACCTGAACTAGGTGGCGAGTTCCCTGTGCAGGACATGAAGACTGGTGAGGGTGGCTTGCTGCAGGTCACCCTAGAAGGGATCAATCTCAAGTTCATGCACAACCAG GAGCGGAAG GTTTTCATAGAGCTGAATCACATTAAAAAGTGCAATACAGTTCGAGGCGTCTTTGTCCTGGAGGAATTTG TTCCTGAAATTAAAGAAGTGGTGAGCCACAAGTACAAGACACCAATG GCCCACGAGATCTGCTACTCTGTGTTGTGTCTCTTCTCGTATGTGGCTGCAGTTCGTAGCAGTGAGGAAGATCTCAGAACCCCACCCCGGCCCGTCTCTAGCTGA